Genomic DNA from Candidatus Koribacter versatilis Ellin345:
TGTGGTGGGGTCTCAACCGCGCAGCCAGACATGAAGATCTGCAGAGCATCAGCGGCGACTACGAACCGTCGACAGAGGTCGAGAACAGGTGGAGCGTGCCAATGACGATCGCCAAAGCTCTCGCAATCGTCACTGCCTATCTGCTGATCCTTGCGGCAATTCTTTCGCTCATGGAGCCGCAAGGCGTCCTCTGGACGCTGACGGCGATAGGCGCGGCATTCGGCGCCGGGACCGCGGCGCTCCTTCTGATCTGGCACGCCGCGCGACAAGGCTTTACCACAGCCCTCGGGAACAAATCTTCCCGATAAACAGCCACGCTCGAACCCTTACGGCGCACCGGTCGAAACGGTTCCCGTCAACTCCTGTCCGGCCTTCTGCATGGCAGTGAAGGAAATCCAGGTGGATCCGCCCCACAACCAGTGATAGTACCCACCGTTCTTCTTGTAGTACTTGTCGTTGTTGAAAGTCACGTTGGTCGCGGTATCGAGATTTCCTGAGAGCCCAGTGCGACCCGACTTTGTTCCGTCGAAGATCATGATGTTGTCGTGCACGTGAACGTCGTGGGTGTTCATCCCGTCGCGTTGACCTTCCGCGACCCGGATCGCGTCAATCCCGTTCACCGGAACTTCCGCGGTATTGCCATAGACCTCCGCATACCGGGAAAGCGAAATCAGGATGCCCATCTTCCTGTTGCCGCGCACGACATTGTTCCTGAGCGTCAGGTTCGACGCGAACTCTTCGGCAATACCCACCAGGTTGTTAATGCTGGTGTTGTTTTCGACGACCGAGTCAGTGTTGTACATGTCTTCCCACAATCCCGTGCCGAGGTTGTCGTGAACGTAGTTGTAGCCAAGCAGCAAATGGCTGGTATCCGTGACTTTTGCGCCTCCCGCTTCCCAGAAGTTCATGTAGCTGGCCTGGTTATTGTAGGCGAAGGTGTTGTGTTCAATCGTGATATACGCGCCGTGGCCGGCAAGCCCCTCCTGGCCGTTGCTCGACGAGTTGCAGTACATCACCTTGCTGTAGTTTCCGATGGCAATCCCGGCCCCGTGATTGTGCATGACATTCACGTTGTGGATGTACCAATGCTCCGCCTTGCCGTTCGGCCCTCCGATCGCACCCGCTTGCGGGGGCGTCGCATAGTTCTTCACGGTGAGAAAGCTGATTTGCACACCGGTCGCGGCTCCCCGGAAGGCATACGTGGTATAGGCCCACTCCACCACGTGTCCAGCCGGATTGGTGCTGATGTAAATCGTTCCCGTGGTGAGGTTGTAATACCAGTGTCCCGCCGCCAGACTGCTGAGCGAACTCACCGGGCGTTGCAACTTTCCATCAATGAACAGATCGTTCAGGATGTAGCAACGCGCGTGTCCCGGATTGCAATGGTTTGCGACGTAAACCGTTGGATTCAGCGGCTCGATTTTCGTCCAGTACTTGCCATTCGGTTCCATCGTTAGAACCTTGGCGCCATTCAGGATGACGCCGGTCGATGATTGCCCGACAAAGATATCGTTGTCTTTCGGAATGATCGATTGCATGCGATACGTACCCGGAGTGAATACGAAGGTTGACCCTGCAGGAGCGTTCGCGACCGCTGCGGCCACGTTTTCGCCCGGTTTAAGTGTGACTGTGCTGGCAATCGCCCTGCTCCCCCAAAGCATGACGAACTGTAAAGTGACAACTGCGAACAACCCCATGGTTCGGCCCATTGCGTTTCTGCTTTCACACATCCGTTTTGGTGTACTTTTCGCACACGTAGCAATGGATGCACCTGCTCATTTGTAGGTGCGTTGCGGAACATGCGCCAGAATGCGACGGAATCTCTGTTTTTTATTCGCGACAGATGCATTAAGGCAGACAACCCGAAGCGGAGTTGCTTGATTGCGAAACATTGCAATCGTCAGCGGGAGCCGAAAAGCGTCATTCGTTGCTACGTCACCTTCGCGCTAAGCCTCTGAACCTAAAGTGCTTTCACGCAAATTCCACGCCGCGTTTGCATCTCCGTGACATTGCTGGTTTGTAGCGGGAGCAGTGTTAGCGATGGTTATGTAAGCCCCCGCGACCCGATTCCCCTGCGTGTTGGCTTCGTCACCCAGGAGGTTTCCGACATGAGTCTCTTCAGGAAGTGCGCATCCACGTTGTGTCTCGTTACCGCGATCGCATTCGTACCAGCAAGCGCGAATGCAAGTTCGTTCATAGGACCGTTGCATGTCACGCCCGGTCCATCAACAGTGCCCGCCAACGGCGACGTGAATCCATACGGAATTGTCGTTGTGCAGAAAAGTTCGGGCAAGCTGATCCGGGGACACGTCCTGATCAGCAACTTTAACAACAGTGCCAATCTGCAAGGAACCGGAACAACCATTGTTGATATCGCTCCCAACGGCTCGCTCAATGTGTTCGCGGAAATCAGCGCCGCGGGCCTGCCCGGTCCATGTCCGGGCGGCGTTGGCCTGACCACCGCGCTCTCGGTGCTGAACAACGGTTGGGTGATTGTCGGCAGTCTTCCTACCCGCGATGGCACTTCCGCGACCGCCAAACCCGGATGCCTGCTCGTGCTTAATAACATGGGCAAAGTCGTAGAAACATTTTCCGGCGTCAAATGGAATGCCAACATCAACGGCCCGTGGGACATGACGGCGCTCGACTTCGGCAACTTTGCTGAACTATTCGTGACCAATGTTCTGAACGGCACTGTCGCCGCAAACGGCAGCGTAGTACATCGCGGCACGGTAGTTCGCATCATCATTTCTGTTCCGACACCTTCTTCCGGCAAGATGCCGCAGGAACTGCTGCGCACCGTTGTCGGCTCCGGCTTCGCGGAACGTACGGATCCGGCCGCTCTCGTCCTTGGACCCACAGGTCTTGGTCTCTCCGAAGACGGCACGCTCTACGTGGCTGACACGCTGAACAACCGCATCGCCTCGATTCACGACGCAGTTCTCCGTCTCAGTTCGGCAGGTACCGGACACACTGTCTCGATGGGCTCTCATCTCAACCAGCCGCTCGGAGTAACCGTAGCACCGAACGGCAACATCCTCACCGTCAACGCGGGAGACGGGAACATTGTTGAGATCTCGCCTTCAGGTTCACAGGCGGCGGTAAAGACGATTGATACCAGCGGCGCCGGTGCCGGCACGCTCTTCGGAATCGTGCTCACCCTCGACAGGAAAGGCCTCTACTTCGTGGATGACGGCGACAATACGCTGGATCTGCTTCACTAACCATGTCGCTGCAGAAGCCCCGGCATCGCCCCGGGGTCTCTGTTTCCAACCAAAAACAAAAGTGGAGCGACAGCAGGGTGCCCCGGGTCTCGTGTTTTTCGAGACCTGGGTCCAGCGAAACTTAATATCACTTCCCCGCTTTGCACTTCGGGTCGGCGATCTCCACCCGGCGATTCTTCATGCGGCCATCGTCAGTCTTGTTATCGGCGACAGGCATTGTCTTTCCGTAGCCCTTCGCAGTCATCCGCCCTGGTGCCACGCCGTGCTGCGTCAGCCACGTCATCACCGACTTCGCGCGCGCCTCCGAGAGCGTCTGGTTATACGCGTCTGTACCAACGTTGTCCGTATGCCCCTGCACTTCAACATTCAGTGAGGAGTTCGCCGTGAGCAACGCGCCGACTTGTCCCAGCGGCCCATCCGATTCAGGTTGCAGTGTCGCCTTATTGAAGTCGAACAACACGCCGTAGATCGCCACGTGGCAGTCCGCAATGAGCTTCGACTTCATCTGATCCGGTGCGGCCTCTTTACCAACCCGAAAGCTGTACTCCTCGCCATGATCGATGAGGTATGCCCACAAATTGCGCCCATGTTTGCCATAGTGCGCCACGATCACTTCCGCGTTAGGCGTTTCCTGTTCAATGTCCCAGCCCGCTTTGAGAAGCGCGTCGTGATACACGGCTACGAATAAGATCTGCGAGCCATCGTTCAGCGAATAGTTCCGCAGTACCGAACCGTTGGCCACAATCTCGTCCTGGCTCGCTCCCTTGGGTGTCAGACGGAAGGGCGTATCTTCTTCTTGGCCGCCGTGCGCTACTGACCCCGGCATCGGTGTGAGATACGGGAAGTCGCCCTTCCCTCCTGTCGGCATCTTCTCCGGCGTTTGCGCCGGCTCATGCAACGTCATCGAGATCGGTGGCGGCGTCACTTCGATAAGGTCCATGGTGAAGCGCATCGGTGAGGCCCCATCGTCGACGCTGGCGTTCGCCCAGGCGTCCACGCCGTTCTGGTTGTAGCGCAGCACGATTAGCAGGCCTCCATGGGGGTTCTCCGAAATGATGGTCCAACCGCTCTTCACGACCGTCGGCTTCACCGCAGCCCAGGTTTCGTAGCGGTCTTTATAAGATCCTGGAATCGGCACCCAGAGGTCCCAGTGTCGCCCGCGCCGGTTGATCTGGTTCTCTCCGTAATGAGGAAATGTCGATTGCCCAAAGTTCTCGTACGGATAGCGCTGCTGGATTTTTCCCCACGTGGAAAGGAAATCGACTTCAGCTGGGGGTTTGGAGTTTTGCGCGACAGAAGGAATCGCAAGGACTACCGCAACGAGCAGCAGGTAAATCCGCGCCGATGGCATCGCGGAATGCTAAACGATGCTTTGCCTGTCCGAAAACTGCGCTTAGGTGGTGAAAACCTCGGCGACTCACTCTCTCTCTCTTTGGAGATGCGCTGACCAAAAGCGGGTCGCAGGGTCGGCTTTTGGCCACGAATCACCGTGTACTCGTCCCAGCGGCGACAAACTCTCCCCAAGTCTCGCGAGAATAGCGAGTCAAATTTGGGCGACGAAACTTCAGGAGCTAACAACGAATGACTTTCAATCGGCGCGAGTTTCTCGCCATGGCTGCGGTGCTGGGTGCGAACGCAGCATGGGGACGCGGATTAGGTTCACCATCGAGCGTTGCGTGGCAGGAGCGGCGCGATTTCTACCCGGAAGGTGTCGCGTCGGGTGATCCTGATAGCAATAGCGTTCTGCTGTGGACGCGGCATCTGCCCGGCAGTTCACCGGTTGAAGAACTGACTGTCGAAGTAGCACTTGATGAATCGTTCCGTAAAGTGATCGCCAAGCACACCGCCAAGGTCTCACCAGCAGCCGACTGGACTTGTCGTGTACTGGTAGGCGGTCTGAACCCGGGACACGTTTATTGGTACAGATTTACCGACCACAACGGCTTCGGCAGTCGAATCGGTCGAACCATGACGGCGCCGAGCGACGACGATCCGCGCCCGGTGAGATTCGCGTTTGTGAGTTGCCAGAACGCCAACCTTGGTGCTCAGAACGCTTACCGCCGCATGATTTTTGAAGACGAGCGAGCCGACGAAGCCAACCGCCTCGGGTTTGTGCTTCACCTCGGTGACTTCATCTACGAACTCGTTTGGTATCCGGAAGACAAGGCCACCTATTACGATCGCCAGGTCCAGGACATCGTTCGCTACCCGAAAGGTGAAAAGGTCAGCAACTTTCATATTCCTGTGGATGTAGATGACTATCGCGCTGTCTACCGCAGCTACCTGCACGATCCCGATCTCCAGGACGCGCGCGCGCGATTTCCGTTTGTTCCCATGTGGGACAACCACGAGTTCAGTTGGCAAGGATGGCAAAGCTTCGAGGTGTTCGACGGAAAAACGAGACCGGCGCAGACGCGCAAGGTAGCGGCCATGCAGGCGTTCTTCGAGTATCAGCCGGCGCGAATGGCGAAGCCCAGCGGTCCTTCGCTCGAACAGTTCAATCCGCCGACCGTCGCTGATGTCGCAGTGACGAAATTCGACGACAACGGTCTCGGACAAGAACCGAATAACCTCGCAGCCATCAACAGCCTTAAGGGCTACAGGTCGTTGCGCTGGGGGAAGCATGTCGAATTGATCATCACCGACGAACGAAGCTACCGTTCGCCGGACCCCGGAACCGACCTCGACGGCGATGCGCTGTTCAACAAGGATTTCTCCGAGTTCATTCCGGAAGAAGTCATGGAGATCATTGACGCTGGTCGCGAATATAACGGCGGCAAACCTCCGGACGCGATTCCCTTTGGCGATAAGAAGGTCGCGAACACGCAAAAGAACCGCCCGCCCCAGACCATTCTCGGCGCAGAGCAGAAAAAGTGGTTTTTTGATCAGTTGCGAGAATCGAAGGCGACCTGGAAGATTTGGGGAAGCACTACGGCCACGCTTCCGCAGCGGGCAGATCCGCAAAACCTGCCGCCAGGCATTACCTCCAGTAAATGGCCCGGCGAAGCGTATGCGAGCATGGGCGGCGCCGATATGAGCACGGCCTCCCACGAACTAGGCCAAATCTATGACTTCGTCCGGCAGCATGAAATCACAGGCTTCGCTGCCGTCGCGGGCGACAGGCACAGCTTCTGGGCAGGGTTAGCTTCGAAATCTCTTCCCCCAAAACCATTCGATCCCGTCGGCGTGGCATTTGTCGTGGGTTCCATTTCGTCTCCCGGCGGTTTGGAAGCTTATGAACACAAAATGGCAAAAGACGAGCCCTTGCGCTCACTCTTTATAGGTCAAGCCCCCGCAGACACCAAGCCGCAGCCGACCATCAACATGCTCTTAATGCACGGCGTTCGCTCCTGCCTCGAATACTGCAAGAGCGGTGACCTCGCGAAAGCACGCGCACTCTCAAATCCCAGCATGGCGCCGCAGATGTCGTTCGTCGACATCGGCGGACACGGCTATGCGGTCGTCCAGGCCGCAGCGAATGAGCTCGAAACAGAATTCGTTTGCATTCCGCGCCCGGTGCGTCGCATTGACAGCCCGGATGGAGGTCCAATCCTCTACCGCGCGCGTAACCATAGCCGGCTGTGGCGAGCGGGCGAGCCGCCAAAGCTAGAGAGCACAGTGGTGGAAGGAGAAGCACGATTTTCGGTTTGAGGCGGACCGAGTTGAGGGAAAACAGATCGAACGGAAGCGCGACAAACGATCGCATTACATTGGATAAGATCAACGAACACCTTCGTTTTCGCCGATCCGCTTGATCTCTCAGATCCCTAAAGATTCGGTCGTCGATTCCCGATCCGCTCCACAGTATAAGTCGGACTCAGACAGCCCGACCGATAGCTGAAAACTAGGAACCATATCTCGCCGTTGATCGCTTGATCATGCTCGGACTTGAGAATTTTCTCCACCGCTGTCGTGATTGCCTGTTTGTGGCGCTCGAATAACTCTCCCGCAACTTTCGAGGCTTTGCTTTCATCGACCGTCAACACTGTGCTTTGCCCGCCGAAGCTTTCCGAGTTGTACTGAGCGGTCAATAATTTAAGCGATATAACCCCTGTCGCGTTCCTTGCAAATGAAATGTCTAGCGAGGCCTCTTTTGCGGACACATCATCAAGCTCCGGATTTCTGATCTCAGGCGATTGGCAATCCACCGCAGCGCGAGGTCCCTTGAATTGAGTGTGCCCAATTGCCGTAACGACGAGAACCACGAGCGTAGAAAACAGGAAATGTCTTAGCATCTTAAAAAGGCGCCTCCGGGACGATTTTAGAGCTCTCGCCCTGCCGATCTGACGCTGTCCTTCTCCCACTTCTCGAAATCGCGAGAAGTGGGGCACCGTGCGCACTTTCATCGTCAGGTGAATGAGCCACGGTTCAGGAATCGCCAAATACACATTTGACATCGATACAAAATCCACTACCATATGGTTGTGGATAGTCTCGACACAACATTCGCGGCTTTGTCCGATCCAACCCGTCGGGCGATGATCGAACGGCTTTCCCGTGGGCCGGCCTCGGTGCATGGATTGACGAAGCCCTTTGCCCTCTCGCAGCAGATGATTTCAAAACATATTGCCTACCTCGTGCGAGCGCGGATCGTGATCAAGACCAAGCGTG
This window encodes:
- a CDS encoding OmpA family protein produces the protein MPSARIYLLLVAVVLAIPSVAQNSKPPAEVDFLSTWGKIQQRYPYENFGQSTFPHYGENQINRRGRHWDLWVPIPGSYKDRYETWAAVKPTVVKSGWTIISENPHGGLLIVLRYNQNGVDAWANASVDDGASPMRFTMDLIEVTPPPISMTLHEPAQTPEKMPTGGKGDFPYLTPMPGSVAHGGQEEDTPFRLTPKGASQDEIVANGSVLRNYSLNDGSQILFVAVYHDALLKAGWDIEQETPNAEVIVAHYGKHGRNLWAYLIDHGEEYSFRVGKEAAPDQMKSKLIADCHVAIYGVLFDFNKATLQPESDGPLGQVGALLTANSSLNVEVQGHTDNVGTDAYNQTLSEARAKSVMTWLTQHGVAPGRMTAKGYGKTMPVADNKTDDGRMKNRRVEIADPKCKAGK
- a CDS encoding alkaline phosphatase D family protein codes for the protein MTFNRREFLAMAAVLGANAAWGRGLGSPSSVAWQERRDFYPEGVASGDPDSNSVLLWTRHLPGSSPVEELTVEVALDESFRKVIAKHTAKVSPAADWTCRVLVGGLNPGHVYWYRFTDHNGFGSRIGRTMTAPSDDDPRPVRFAFVSCQNANLGAQNAYRRMIFEDERADEANRLGFVLHLGDFIYELVWYPEDKATYYDRQVQDIVRYPKGEKVSNFHIPVDVDDYRAVYRSYLHDPDLQDARARFPFVPMWDNHEFSWQGWQSFEVFDGKTRPAQTRKVAAMQAFFEYQPARMAKPSGPSLEQFNPPTVADVAVTKFDDNGLGQEPNNLAAINSLKGYRSLRWGKHVELIITDERSYRSPDPGTDLDGDALFNKDFSEFIPEEVMEIIDAGREYNGGKPPDAIPFGDKKVANTQKNRPPQTILGAEQKKWFFDQLRESKATWKIWGSTTATLPQRADPQNLPPGITSSKWPGEAYASMGGADMSTASHELGQIYDFVRQHEITGFAAVAGDRHSFWAGLASKSLPPKPFDPVGVAFVVGSISSPGGLEAYEHKMAKDEPLRSLFIGQAPADTKPQPTINMLLMHGVRSCLEYCKSGDLAKARALSNPSMAPQMSFVDIGGHGYAVVQAAANELETEFVCIPRPVRRIDSPDGGPILYRARNHSRLWRAGEPPKLESTVVEGEARFSV
- a CDS encoding ArsR/SmtB family transcription factor translates to MVVDSLDTTFAALSDPTRRAMIERLSRGPASVHGLTKPFALSQQMISKHIAYLVRARIVIKTKRGRESICTLRPQAIKTVSDWTMGYRQFWEESFDKLDAVVKQMKKAEVGHDKK
- a CDS encoding right-handed parallel beta-helix repeat-containing protein, producing the protein MGRTMGLFAVVTLQFVMLWGSRAIASTVTLKPGENVAAAVANAPAGSTFVFTPGTYRMQSIIPKDNDIFVGQSSTGVILNGAKVLTMEPNGKYWTKIEPLNPTVYVANHCNPGHARCYILNDLFIDGKLQRPVSSLSSLAAGHWYYNLTTGTIYISTNPAGHVVEWAYTTYAFRGAATGVQISFLTVKNYATPPQAGAIGGPNGKAEHWYIHNVNVMHNHGAGIAIGNYSKVMYCNSSSNGQEGLAGHGAYITIEHNTFAYNNQASYMNFWEAGGAKVTDTSHLLLGYNYVHDNLGTGLWEDMYNTDSVVENNTSINNLVGIAEEFASNLTLRNNVVRGNRKMGILISLSRYAEVYGNTAEVPVNGIDAIRVAEGQRDGMNTHDVHVHDNIMIFDGTKSGRTGLSGNLDTATNVTFNNDKYYKKNGGYYHWLWGGSTWISFTAMQKAGQELTGTVSTGAP